Proteins co-encoded in one Dyella japonica A8 genomic window:
- a CDS encoding DUF2066 domain-containing protein, which yields MRLSRLLLICFMLGLAPLLSVRAQGQVSPYTVVVSVADTSEAARDAAFSDALAQVLARTSGGQDLSSKAGYADVLKGASGIVQQYQYQRAATGMALQVTFDQAAVQRAVAQMGVAGGGSRPPVLVVVRDEDGSILTREALGTLTQTVAAKGFSTVLADPAKTGDTPNLTSAEPEQVAALARQYKTGLILLGQMHGNAADWALMSGGPQQKWSTQGANAAAVLTDAGNGLVDRLGKQLNVIGSATVDGKLWVSQVGSAMDYANLVAVLRNDPNVRQVTTLSAQGDGMLFAVKAGLPMDALANSLAASGRLLRGESHSDADASLRWVH from the coding sequence ATGCGCCTGTCCCGCCTTCTGCTCATCTGTTTCATGCTGGGCCTCGCCCCGCTGCTGTCCGTACGGGCGCAGGGGCAGGTATCGCCGTACACCGTGGTCGTGTCCGTGGCCGACACCAGCGAGGCCGCGCGGGACGCCGCCTTCAGCGACGCGCTGGCGCAGGTGCTGGCACGCACTTCGGGCGGTCAGGACCTGAGCAGCAAGGCCGGCTACGCCGATGTGCTCAAGGGGGCCTCGGGCATCGTGCAGCAGTACCAGTACCAGCGCGCCGCGACCGGCATGGCGCTGCAGGTCACGTTCGACCAGGCTGCCGTGCAGCGCGCCGTGGCCCAGATGGGCGTGGCCGGCGGGGGCTCGCGTCCGCCCGTGCTGGTGGTAGTGCGCGACGAGGACGGCAGCATCCTCACCCGCGAGGCGCTGGGCACCTTGACCCAGACCGTCGCCGCCAAGGGCTTCAGCACCGTGCTGGCCGACCCGGCCAAGACTGGCGATACCCCGAATCTGACCAGCGCCGAGCCGGAGCAGGTGGCCGCGCTGGCGCGCCAGTACAAGACCGGCCTGATCCTGCTGGGCCAGATGCATGGCAATGCGGCGGACTGGGCGCTGATGTCCGGCGGCCCGCAGCAGAAATGGAGCACGCAGGGCGCCAACGCGGCAGCCGTGCTCACCGACGCTGGCAACGGGCTGGTTGATCGCCTCGGCAAGCAGCTCAACGTGATCGGTTCGGCCACCGTCGATGGCAAGCTGTGGGTGTCGCAGGTCGGTTCGGCCATGGATTACGCCAATCTTGTGGCGGTGCTGCGCAACGACCCCAACGTGCGCCAGGTCACCACGCTGAGCGCGCAGGGCGACGGCATGTTGTTCGCGGTCAAGGCCGGCCTGCCGATGGATGCGCTGGCCAACAGCCTTGCCGCGAGCGGCCGCCTCCTCCGCGGTGAGTCGC